The Pseudanabaena sp. ABRG5-3 genome includes the window ACATTCAGCATTGAGTCAATGTCACGGTTAAACTGCCATACATCAGGAAACTTAACCAGCCTATATCCTTTCTCCTTACGAATTTCTTCAAGAGCATCAACAAAAGCTTCATCAAATATTTCAGTAAAATAATTTTTAAGGCTAGGGGATACTTTAAATACCCGCTTCAATCGCTTTCTTTGTTCGCGAATTGTATTCTCCCAGCCATTAAACTCTTGAGGCATATCTACAAACATCCGCTTAAGCAAATGCTCTAAGAGGGTAGCCAAACGATTATATACCTCGCTCCTTTCAGACCTTCCCAAGCTCTCGATCTCCTCTATTAAATTCTCTAAATCCACATGGTCAAAATCTTTAGTCTTTAACTTTTCTGTGGTTTCTTGTACCCATTGGTAAAAGTCACGATCATACAAGGCTAACGGTGGTGCAATTGCTTGTGTCATTTTGTTTTAGTTACAGATTCAAAGGGTAATACTTTCTTAGCCGAATCGCTCGCCGCGATCGTCTTAAACAGCAAAAATCTCTTGCGGCGTTAACTGCAACTCAGGAAACATTGGCGAAACAAGGCGATCGCCATTACTAAACTCAGTCACATCATACCAACCATCCGAAAGCACCAACACCGACACCTTCGTCTCAATCGGATCGACAATCCAATACTCAGGAATATCTCGCGCCGCATACTCCGTCCTCTTAGCCCGATAGTCCGTGATTTTTGTCGAAGGACTCACCACCTCAACCACCAACAAAGGCGGCGACAACTCAAACCCAATCACTGCTTCACGATCCTGTAAAGATTGCCACTCATCCCGCAACATCACCACCACATCAGGAATACGCGCCGTATCTAACCCAATCCCACGAGGACAACGCACACCAATCTGTCCCTGTTTTACAATCCAAGGTTGAGCAGTTCGGTCTATTTCCGCCCTAATTTTTAGATAAACTTGATCAATCGTTTCACCGTGACGACCCGTACCCATTGCCATTGCAAAAAGTTCTCCATCAACTAATTCATACCTTGTCTCTGAGCCATCAAAATAAGCTAGATAATCAGCAAAAGTGACTCTAGTTTTGGCAGATTTTG containing:
- a CDS encoding DUF29 domain-containing protein, with protein sequence MTQAIAPPLALYDRDFYQWVQETTEKLKTKDFDHVDLENLIEEIESLGRSERSEVYNRLATLLEHLLKRMFVDMPQEFNGWENTIREQRKRLKRVFKVSPSLKNYFTEIFDEAFVDALEEIRKEKGYRLVKFPDVWQFNRDIDSMLNVDFWE
- a CDS encoding Uma2 family endonuclease — its product is MTIAIAKSAKTRVTFADYLAYFDGSETRYELVDGELFAMAMGTGRHGETIDQVYLKIRAEIDRTAQPWIVKQGQIGVRCPRGIGLDTARIPDVVVMLRDEWQSLQDREAVIGFELSPPLLVVEVVSPSTKITDYRAKRTEYAARDIPEYWIVDPIETKVSVLVLSDGWYDVTEFSNGDRLVSPMFPELQLTPQEIFAV